In Halobacterium noricense, the genomic stretch ACACCGGCGTCCGTCGCGGCGTAGAGTTCGTGGACGCCCGCGGTGAACGAACGAGTGGTGCTGGTGCCGGTCTCGACTCGCCGACCGTCTTGGAGCCACGTGCCGGAGACGCCGTTCGTGAGTTCGTAGTCGGCCGTGAGCTCGCCGTGGCCCGTCACGACCTGTGGGCCGGCGACGTCGGCGTCGTCGGAATTCTCAGTCGAGTCGCTACCCGCCGACCCGGTGGTCGAGGCTTCGACGACCGTCGTGGACGTTTCGGCGCTGTCTCGCTGTCCGTCTTCGTCGATTGCGGTGACGGACACGACGTGCGTCCCGGTGGTCGGGAAGCGAACGGTCCGGGTCGTGGTGTTCGCGTCGCCCGAGGCCGTCTCTGTCGCGACGTGTTCGCCGTCGACGCGCCAGACGAGCCGGTCGAGCGGTGCGCTGCCGGCGCTGGCGTCGGCGGTGAATCGTGCGGGGTCGCCAGTCGTGGTTTCTGCCGGCCCAGCGAGCGACGCGGTGGGCGAGTCGCCGGGTTCGACGGTGACGTACAGCGTGTCAGTCGACGTGGCTCCTTCGTCGTCGGTGACTTCGAGCGTGACGCGGTACGTACCGGTCGCTTCCGCCTGGAAGCGGGTCTGCTGACAGTCCCGACACTGCGGCGTCGTGGGGTTCGTCGCGTCACCGGATTCGGCCGCGACGGTCCAGCGGTAGCGTTCGACAGTCCCGTCGGGGTCACGGGAACCCCCGGCGTCCAGATAGACCGCCGTTCCCCGAGTGACGTTTTGGTCGAGGCCCGCGTCGGCGAGCGGGGCCTCGTTCGATGCGGCGATGCCTGGTGTCGCCACCGCGGCGAGAACGAGGCATGCAGCGAATAGGTACGCTGATTTCACACTACCTAAAATTGAACCTACTAACTACTATATAAAATTTCATAGCTAAATTTCAAGTATTATAATTACGGGTCTCGCCGACTTTCCGGCAGGTTCGCGGGGCTTCCGAGCCGTGTGCGGCATACCTTCATCATCTTTCTATGATAATGGATAGCAAACGATTTAGTGTGGGTCCGACCAACACCCTACTAACGGTCCGAGCACGGGCCAGAGGGTTACACTATGACTGATGACGAACTCATCTGGCGAGTGGCAGGGGGTTCCGGTGACGGAATCGACTCCACGAGTCAGAACTTTGCGAAGGCGTTGATGCGTTCAGGCCTCGACGTCTTCACGCACCGACACTACCCGTCCCGCATCCGCGGCGGCCACACGTACGTGGAGATTCGTGCGCGGGACGAGAACGTAACGTCACGCGGCGACGGTTACAACTTCCTGCTCGCGCTCGGGGACTCGTTCGCACGCAACCCCAGCGAGCACGCCGTCTACGGCGACGAGGAAGTGAAGCCGCTCTCCGAGAACCTCGACGACCTCCGCGAGGGCGGGGTCATCGTCTACGACGAGGGCCTCCTCGACGTAGAGGACGTCCCGAACTTCGAGGAGCGCGCCGAGGAGAACAACTGGCACGTCTATCCGCTTGACCTCCGGTCGCTCGCCAAGGAGCACGGCCGCGAGGTCATGCGCAACACCGCCGGCGTGGGTGCGACGGCCGCACTCGTCGACATGGACCTCGACCACATCGAGGACCTGATGTCGGACGCGATGGGCGGCGAGATTCTCGAACAGAATCTCGAAGTCCTCCACGACGCCTACGAGCAGGTCAACGAGATGGACCAATCCCACGACCTGACGGTGCCCACGGGCGAACACGACGAGGAGCAGGTCCTCGTCTCCGGCAGCCACGGCATCGCGTACGCGGCCATCGACGCCGGCTGTCGGTTCATCTCCGGCTACCCGATGACGCCGTGGACGGACGTGTTCACCATCATGACGAACCTCCTGCCGGACATGGGCGGCATCTCCGAGCAGGTCGAGGACGAAATCGCGGCGGCGGCGCTCGCGGTCGGCGCGAGCCACTCCGGCGTGAAGTCGATGTCCGGGTCCTCGGGCGGTGGCTTCGCGCTGATGAGCGAGCCGCTCGGTCTCGCGGAGATGACCGAGACGCCGCTGGTTCTGCTCGAAGCGATGCGCGCGGGTCCCTCCACGGGGATGCCGACGAAGCCCGAGCAGGCCGACCTCGAACACATCCTGTACACGAGTCAGGGTGACAGCCACCGCGTCGCCTTCGGGCCCAGCGACCCCAAGGAGTGCTACGAGCAGACGCGGACGGCGTTCGAGCTCGCCTACGACTATCAGATCCCGTCCATCGTGGTCTACGACCAGAAGCTCTCCGGCGAGTACCGGAACGTGGACGCGTCCTTCTTCGACCGCGACCCGAAGCCGGACCTCGGGAGTACGCTCACCGAGGAGGAGATCGCGGAGGCAGCCCACGACGAGACCGGGAAGTTCGAGCGCTACCAGCACGACGTCGAGGACGGCGTCAGTCCGCGCTCGATTCCCGGCCAGTCGGGCGGCCGCTACCTCGCGTCCGGCAACGAGCACTGGCCGACCGGCCACATCGCCGAAGACCCCGACAACCGCGTCGCGCAGGTCGAACGCCGGCTCCAGAAGCTCGACGCCATCCGCGACGACCTCGACGAGTGCGACCAGCAGGTCGTCTACGGCGACGAGGACGCGGACTTCGGGCTCATCGCCTGGGGCAGCCAGCAGGGCACCGTCGAGGAAGCCGTCGCACGCATGAACGACAACGGGAACGACGTGAAGGCGCTGGGCGTCAGCGACCTCTCCCCGTTCCCGGTCGAGGGCGTGCGGGAGTTCATCGAGAGCGTCGACGAAGCCATCGTCGTGGAGATGTCCTCGACGAAGCAGTTCCGCGGGCTCATCCAGAAGGAGCTCGGGAACGTCGACGGCAAGCTCTCCAGCCTCCTGAAGTACAACGGCAACCCGTTCGAGCCCGCCGAAATCGTCGAAGCGGTCGAGCTCGAACAGGACGGCGGCGGGGAACCGACCGCTCAGACTACCCTCGAACCTGCGGCAGGTGACTAATCCATGAGCAAAGCGTTCAGCGCAATCGAAGAGGAACGGGAGGTCGAACGGGACGAGTTCACGCCCGGCATCGAGCCGCAGCCGACGTGGTGTCCTGGCTGTGGTGACTTCGGCGTCTTGAAGGCGCTGAAGGGTGCGATGGCGGAGCTCGGCAAGGATCCCGAGGAAGTGCTTTTGTGCACCGGTATCGGCTGCTCTGGGAAGCTCAACAGCTACTTCGAGAGCTACGGCTTCCACACGATTCACGGTCGCTCCCTGCCCGTGGCCCGCGCCGCGAAGCTCGCCAACCACGACCTCGAGGTCGTGGCGGCGGGCGGCGACGGTGACGGCTACGGCATCGGCGGGAACCACTTCATGCACACCGCCCGGGAGAACCACGACATGACCTACATCGTGTTCAACAACGAGGTCTTCGGCCTCACGAAGGGCCAGACGTCGCCGACGTCGCCGAAGGGCCACAAGTCGAAGACCCAGCCTCACGGGAGCGCGAAGGACCCGATTCGACCGCTCTCGATGAGCCTGTCGGCGGGCGCGTCCTACGTCGCCCGCACGGCGGCCGTCAACCCGAACCAGGCCCAGGAAATCATCGTGGAAGCCATCGAGCACGACGGCTTCTCTCACGTCGACTTCCTGACCCAGTGCCCGACGTGGAACAAGGACGCCAAGCAGTACGTCCCCTACGTCGACGTGCAGGACAGCGACGACTACGACTTCGACATCACCGACCGCCGCGAGGCGGCCGATCTGATGCACGAGACCGAAGACGCCCTCTACGAGGGCACCGTCCTCACCGGGCGTTACTACAAGGACGAGGAGCGCAACTCCTACCAGCAGGAGAAGCAGCAGCGCGGCGACATGCCCGAGGAACCGCTCGCGGAGCGATACTTCGACGAGGACTACGACTGGGAGCGCTCGCACGACTTCATCGAGCGCCACAAGTAGCGTTCCACTCCGGCCCGACTCCGATTTCTTTCGCGACCTGTCACCGAGCAGCCGACGGCTTCGGCGCGCGACCACGACGCTTCCCGCCCACAGTGGCGCGACTTTCTCATTCGGAAGATATTTTTTCACAGGCGCCAAAACGAGGGGCGTGAGCACCGAATCGACGGAAGACCGAATCCTCGCCGCGCTCGAGGAGGACGCGCAGGCGTCGTACGCCGACATCGCCGCCCGCGCGGACGTCTCGAAGCCGACGGTCCGGAAGTACATCGACAAACTCGAAGACGAAGGCGTCATCGTCGGCTACTCCGCGGACGTCGACCCGAAGAAACTCTCCGGGCAGTCCATCGCGCTCGTGGGCATCGACGTGGCCTCCGAGCGGTACGTGGAGGCGACGCGCGACCTGAAGGACCTGGAGGCGGTCCACGCGCTGTACACGTCCAGCGGCGACCACATGCTGATGGCCGAAGTCCGGGCCGCCGACGGCGACGCGCTCGGCGAAGTCATCAGCGACGGGATTCACGGCATCGACGGCGTCACCGCCGCCCATCCCTCGTTCCTGCAGGAGCGACTCAAGTAGCCGAACGACCCCGCCGCTGGAGTTTTGCACGCGCCCCGCGAACGACGTGTATGGCGACCTTCGAGCGGGAGTTGCGGGTTCACGCGCCGCTTGCCGACGTGTGGGCGTTCCACTCCACTATCGACGGCCTGCGGTCGTTGACGCCGGACTGGCTCAACCTCCGCGTCGAGGAAATCGAGCGCCCGGACGACGAACCCGAGGCCCACGTCCTCACGGCGGGCACGCGGATTCACGCGTCCGTGCAGCCGTTCGGCGTCGGGCCGCGGCAGACGTGGGTCTCGCACATCACCGCCCGCGAGGAGGGCGAGGACACCGCGTACTTCGTGGACGTGATGGAGGAGGGACCGTTCCCCGAGTGGGAGCACACGCACCTGTTCTACGCGGACGGCGACGAGACGCTGATTCGGGACCACGTCGAGTACCGCGCGCCGGTCGGCGGTATCGGCGACGAGGCGGCGCGTCTCGGGCTCGCGCCGATGTTCTGGTACCGCCACCGCCGGACGCGCGACATCCTGGACGGGCCGTAGCTTTAACCGGCGAGCGGGAGAATACTCGACTATGACACACGTCATCGTCGTCGGCGGCGGTCCCGCCGGCCTGAGCGCGGCGCTGTTCACGGCGAAAAACGACCTCGAAACGACCGTCTTCGACACCGACGAGACGTGGATGCACAAGGCCCACCTCTTCAACTACCTCGGCATCGACTCCGAGGACGGCACGGCGTTCCTCGAGGACGCCCGCGAGCAGGTCGACGAGTTCGGCGTCGACCGCCACCAAGGCGAGGAAGTCACGAGCGTCGAGCAGTCCGGCGACGGCTTCGCGGTGACGACCACGGACGGCGAGTACGAGGCCGACTACGTTATTCTCGCGACGGGCGCGAGCCGCGACCTCGCGGAGGACCTCGGTGCCGCGTTCACCGACGACGACGTCGTCGACGTGGATGTCGACATGGAGACGTCCGTGGAGGACGCCTACGCCACGGGCGCGATGGTGCGCGTCGAGGAGTGGCAGGCCGTCATCTCCGCCGGCGACGGCGCTGCGGCCGCGCTCAACATCCTCTCGAAGGAGAAGGGCGAACACTACCACGACTTCGACACGCCCGCGGACGCCGAGTGACCTGTCGGCCACTCGTGCCCGCGCTCACTATCGTTCGCACGGACGCGGAATAACGGGGACACTTCTGTCCGCGATTGCGGCGTAACAGCGACTCCCGCGAGCGCAATTCCTTTTCCTGCGGCCGGCAACGTCCAGCCGTGAGTGCCGACGACCCCGTCGTGCCGCCGATGGCCGCGGTCGCGGTCGCCGTCGTCGCGCCGTTCGCGTTCCGCGAGCGCCACGAACTCTCCGGCGTCTCGGGTGCGGACTGGCTGGTCGGGAGCACGCTGCTCGCGCTCGCCGTCTTCGGGCAGGTACCCGGCGTGTTCACCGTCGCGGGCGGCGTCGTGGTGCTCGTCGGCATCGCGGTCACGACGACGGGCCGTGCGACGTGACCACAGCAGCCGCCCCGTTTCGGCGACCGTCGCTCAGCCACGCGGATTTATGACCCGTGCCGAACACGAATCACGTACGTAGTGATGGCTGACGAGGCTACTCCACCGCTATCTGACATCGTCGACCGCGTCGACGAGCGCGCGCTCACGCTGACGCTGTACAACGTCGACGCGCCGCGGTCCGTGCTGCAGGCCATCCAGTCGTACTTCGCGGTGCAGTCGGTGGACCTGCGGCGCGCCGCCACCGACGACGGCATCCCGCGGAACTTCGTCGTGCTCCACGACGACAGCGAGTTCGTCGCGGCGTCGTCGTTGCAGTCGCTGTACCGTGTGGTCCAGCCGGACTCCCCGCTCATCGACGTCTCCGCCCCCGAGGAAATCGAGTACCCGGAACTGTTCCGCCACATCGACCGGTCAGTATTCACCGACTACGGCCGCGACCGGATGGTCGTCGCGTCCCGCGAAATCGAGTCGAGCGCCCACCAGCTCGGTGGGACGCTGCACGCGGGCTTCCAGCGGCTGTCGAACCTGCGGCCGCAGTACCGGCTCTACGAACGGCTCGCGGCCGCAGGCGTCGACACCCACATCTACGGCCGGCCGAACTGGGACGTGCCGACCGACGCCCACACGATTCACGCCTACGAGGACGACGAAATCACGAACACGTGGTTCGTCGTGCTCGACGCCGACAGCGACGAGGACAAGCGCGCGCTGCTCGCCGAGGAGCGCGACGACGACCAGTTCTACGGCTTCTGGACGTTCGACGCGGACATCGTCGACACGATTCTCGCCCGGCTCGACGTATTCCCGGCGACCGGGCCCGTGTAGCTACTTCCCATCGAACGCCGCCCGCCACGCCTTCGGGACCGGGTGGCTCGCTCCGGTGTCCGGGTCGATTGTGACCTGCACGGACTCGGCTTCGACGGCGACGCTGTCCTCGTGGCGAATCTCGTAGGCCATCGTGAAACTCGACCCGCCGACGTCCGTGACGTCGATTGCGACCTCGACGGATTCGGCGTGCCGGACGGGCTCGACGAAGTCCACGTCGAGGTGCGCGACGACCATCGAGAGGTTCTCCATCGACAGCCCCGCGTGCTCCGCGAGGTACGCGACGCGGGCTTCCTCCAGGTAGGTGACGTAGACGGCGTTGTTCACGTGCCCGAGCGTGTCGTGGTCCTGGTAGCGCACGTCGACCGTGGTCGTGAACGGGAACTCGGTCATCGTCGGCAGTGTGCCTTCCGGCGGCTTAATGGGCGGGGTTCGGCCCCCGGGTCAGGCCTGCTCGCTGCCGGACTCCGTGACGCGGACGCCCTTCGCGGCGAGGTGACGCATCCGGCTGCGGGCGTCGTCCTCCTCCTCGGTCCCGCGCGTCGCGAGCACGAACAAAAGCGACTGGCCACCCGGACGCATCGTCCGGCCGGCGCGCTGGGCACCCTGCCGGCGGCTGCCGCCCAGCCCCGAGGCGACGATGGCGAGTTCGGCGTCCGGCAGGTCGATGCCCTCGTCGCCGATGCGGGAGACGACGAGCGTGTTCAACGCACCCGTGCGGAATCGGTCGAACAGCGCCTCCCGTTCGGCGTGGCGGGTCTCCCCGCTGACGAACGGCGCGTCGATGGCCGCCGAGAGCCGTTCGCCCTGTTCGAGGTAGTCCACAAACACGAGCGCCTGCTTGTCGCCGTGCTGGCGCAGCAGGTGTTGCACCTCCTCGTCTTTCGCGGGGTTCTCGGCGGCGAGCCGGCGGCGCGTGTGCCCGCTCTCGGCGGCGTACTCGTAGCGTGCGTCGTCGTCGCGCCACGGCACGTACCGAATCTCGACGGTGGGTTCGGCGACGTAGCCCGCGTCGAACAGCGCGTCCCAATCGGTGCCGATGGGCGGCCCGACGAGCGTGTAGATGTCCTCCTCCTTGTCGTCCTCGCGAACCGGCGTCGCGGTGAGCCCGAGGCGGTGCTTGCTCTGGAGGTCCGCCGACCGGCGCGCGACCTCCGCGGGGATGTGGTGGACTTCGTCGTAGACGACGAGCCCCCACTCCCGGTCGTCGAAGACGTGGCGGTGGCGGTCCATCCCCGCGGTCTGGTAGGTAGCGATGGTGACGGGGCGCACGTGCTTCGTGCCGCCGTGGTACTCCCCGATCTGGTCGCGTTCGAGGTTCGTGTGCGCGAGCAACTCCTCGCGCCACTGCGCCGCGAGTTCGCGACTCGGCACCAGAATCAGCGTCTCGCCGCCGACGGCTTCGAGCACGCCCATCGCGGCGACGGTCTTCCCGGAGCCCGGCGGCCCGACGAGCACGCCCGAACTCGCGTCGACGAAGCGCTCCACCCAGTCCTGCTGGTAGTCCCGGAGGCCGAGGTCGAGGTCGACATCCAGGGATTCGCCGGTCTCGAGGTCGCGCTCGTCCTGGACGGGGTAGCCGGCCTCGTAGAGCGTGCGCTTCAGTTCCGCGACCTTGTTCTCGGCGACCCACGCCTCCGTGTCCGAGATGGGCGCGCGAATCACGTCGTCGGCGAGGTGCTGGTCGGCGACGTTCCCGAGCAGGCTCTCGGTCTTCGCTTCGAGGACGACGTAGCCGTCCTCGTGCGTGACGAGCCGGAAGCGCGTCGCGCGCGTCCACTGCTCTTCGACCCAGTCCTTCAGCCCGGGGCAGTCCCGCGGGAGCACGCGGTCCATCGCCGCCAGCAAGTCGTCCAGGCTCTCGAACGGTGCCGCCCACACGTCCTCCTCGCGCACCACGTACCGGTAGCTGCCCGTGCGAGTGGTGTCCGCGAGGTGCGCGAACCTCGACAACTGGGCGCGCGTGAACTGCGCGGGCTGGTCGACGACGATTTCCCGGCGGTCCGGGAACGGCACGACCCGCTCGCGGTCCGTCAGTTCCAGCCAGTCCCGCGGATACCACACGACCGGGTCGTTCTCCACGTCCGCGCGCTCCACGTCACCCGATTCAGCGAGTTCGGCGAGGGCGTCGGCAGCCGCCGCCTGCGTGCAGTCGAGCTCCCGGGCGACCTGCGCGGCGGTCGCGACGGGCCGACCCACGGCTTCGAGGGCGTCGTGGAACGCCTCCTTGGAGATGTCAGTCACTACCCGTGGTAGGGCGCGCGCGGAAAAACGGGTTTCGGGTCTAGGTGTCGGAGTACGTCGGGCATTCGTTGTCTCCTCATACACCTGAAATCCCCCGACCGGCTACGCTCGCGCGGCTCGCTCTTTCGAGAGCGGGCGAACGCGAAGCGTTCGCAGCCCTCGCGAATTGCGACGAGAGACGCGACGCGTCTCTCGGACCACGCTCCTCGGCCTTCGGCCTGCGGTGCTTGTTCCGGGCGAGCAAGCTCGCCCGGCGTTCACGGAGCGCGTCGCGCTCCGTTCACTAGCGGGACCTCCGGTCCCGCCCAGTTCGCCTCACTGCGTTCGGCTCACCGTCGCGCGCGCCGACCGCGCCGGGGCTTTCGAGGAGAACGAATCGAAGAGATCCGTGTATGCCGAGCGACTCCGAACGTCGCGCTACTCCGAATCCCGCTCGAACGCACCGGCGACGAGCAGCGGGAAGACGAGCGTGGCTTCGGCTTCGATTTGGGTGTAGTTGGTCTCCGTTTCGTCCTTGATCTTCCCCCAGGAGACGGCTTCTTCCGGTGGTGCGCCCGACAGCGAGCCGTCGCCCTCCATGCCGGTGGAGATGTAGACGGCGTATTCGGCACCGCCGCGGAAGAGGTTCGTCATGATGGCGTGGTGTTTCGGGACGCCGTCGCCGACCGCGATGAGGCCCGTGGTGTCCGCGAGCAGGCCTTCCTCGATGAGGGAGTCGTAGTCGTCGACGATTTCGATGCCGACGTCGGAGTCGTAGCCCTGCCGGTAGTAGTAGAGGAAGTTCCCGATTTCGGCGTCGGTGAGCGCGGGGCAGAACACGGGGACGTCCTGGTCGGCGGCGTTCTTCAGCACGGAATCCTCGTCGTCGAGGGTCTCGCCGAGTTCCTTCGCGAACGCCGTGGGCGTGCGCACCTTCTCCTCGGCGAAGAAGTCCTCGAAGAAGTCGTAGAGGTACTCTTCGAGCCAGACGTAGCGGTCCGAGGGCACGAAGATGTTGCCGAGGCGGTTGATGCCCTCATCGCGGAGCGCGGCCTCGTCGGCGTCCCACTCGCCCATCTTGAACGGCTTCGCGGTCTTGATGACGTCCTCGGTCAGGGAACCCGAGGTGGTGATGATGACGTCGACGTGGCCCTCGCGGACGAGGTGTGCGACGACCTCGCGCAGCCCCGAGGAGATGATGTTCGACGTGAACGTCAGGTAGACGGTGGCGTCGTCCTCGCGCATGTCCCGAACGATATCGACGCCCTCCGCGAGGTGCGTCGCTTGGAAGCCCGTGGTCGCGTATGCGTCCAGCATCTCGAAGAAGTCGAAGTCGCCGCGGAAGTCGTACCCGCGGACGTCCTCGGTGTCCAGCTTGCCGTCCGAGCCCGGGAGGACGTTGTCGCGTGTCTCGTCGGTCATGCCACCGGATAGTGGCCGCGCGAATTTGAACGTCCCGACATGCGACGAACTCTACGGACGTGGTGGGCCTCGTAACCAAACTACGCGTTGCGGTCGACCCACTCACAGAACGCGTCGAAATCACGTGCGCCCGCGCTCTCCGCGATGCCGCGGAGCGTCCCCGTGCGGAGTTCGTCGTGCAGCGGGACGGTCACCTGTCGCTGGTCGTCGTCGTTCGTCGGATGCTCGTAGTACAGTTGCACGTGGTCGCCGGTCGTTCGACGCCATTCGAAGCCGCCGTGGTTGACGAGGACGCGCACGACCTCGCCACCGGAGAACGTTCGCCGCCCCATCTCAGTCAAGCACGTCCGGCGGTTCGTCGTTGCCGGTCTCGTTGTCAGCGGGGTCGACGCCGAGTTCTCGGAGTTCCTCGGAAGTCGGCTCCCGACCGACGTCGTCCTCGTGGAGCGAAACGGCGTCGTCGAGGTTCGCCAGCGCGTCCTCCCGAGTCTCGCCCTGCGTCGTAACGCCGGTTTCGACGTCCTCGGCGACCCACCAGCCGTCCTCACGCCAGAGGCGAATTTCGTCCTCGTGGGCCTCGCCGTTCCGCGTGGAACTCGCCATCACGACAAGGTTGGCCGACCAACCGTATAAGGATTCGGCGGGGAGACAGTGCGCTACGCAGTTCCACCGTAGCTACCACTCGCCGTCGACGTGCTCGCACACCCGCTGGATGGCCTCGCGTTCGCGCTCGCCGCCGCACTTGCGCGCGACATCCTCGAAGAACCGCAGGCGCTCACGCAGCGTCTCGGTGTCGTAGGCGGGCACGTCCAGCCGCGACGCCGCAACCGTCGCCTCCACGACTGCGTTGAACCCGCGGTTTATGGTGGGTGGCGACGCCCGGACGACTTCGCTCTCGACGGGATGGAGTTCCCAGTGCTCGCGCCGCGTGTCGTCGTCCTCGTCCGTGTCGACGTGTTCGGCTTCGACCTCGACCCACGCGTCCGCGGCGTCGAGCACAGGAGAGGGCTCTTCACGAATCGAGAGCGCGGCGTCCACGAACACGACGGGGTCGGCGACGAACTGGACGTAGCCGCCGCCCTCGCGGTGGAAGTTGCGGCGGGTGCGCGTGTTCCCCCACGTCGTCGCCGTCACCGCACCTCCGTCCTCGGGAGCTGCTCGCGGCTCGCGAGCGTCGCCGCTCGCTCGTTCGGCGCCTGCGGGCGCCTGCACCCCTAGTGCGGCGACGTTCCACAGGTCGTTGGGCCCGCGCGTCGTCACGACCGTCTCCGTCGTCCCGCGCAGCGCGACGGGCCACTCAGCCATGGACGGCCACCCCGCGTTCGAGCGCGACGAACACCGCGGCTGCGGTGAGGTCTGCGGTCGTCCCGGGGTTGATGCCGCGCTCTACGAGGTCGTCCGCGAACTCCTGGACTTCCTCGGTGTCGGCGCGCTGCAGAGAGAGCGCGCGCTCCTGGACCTGGCGGGCGACACCCTCGCCGTGCGCGGTGACGACGAGCGTGTCGAGCTCCTCGGCGAGCAGCGTGAGGAACGCCGAGGCGGCGCGGTCGGTGAGCGGCCCACGCTCCGCCTCGATGCGGGCGGCCGCGCGGAAGACGCGCGGGAAGCCCTGTAGCCACTCGCTGGCGTTGGCGTCGTGGTCGGTGCCGAGTTCCATCACGTCTTCGAGCGTGAGGTCGCGCTCGCGGAGCGCGGGAATCGCGGCCGCGCCGCGGCGCGCGTCCAGCGCGTCGATGCCCTCTGGCGGGTCCGGGACCGCGACCTCGGCGTGCTCGAACGCCCGGTAGAACGCTTCGGCGTCCGCGACGGTCGTCGCCTCGACGAC encodes the following:
- a CDS encoding DICT sensory domain-containing protein, which translates into the protein MADEATPPLSDIVDRVDERALTLTLYNVDAPRSVLQAIQSYFAVQSVDLRRAATDDGIPRNFVVLHDDSEFVAASSLQSLYRVVQPDSPLIDVSAPEEIEYPELFRHIDRSVFTDYGRDRMVVASREIESSAHQLGGTLHAGFQRLSNLRPQYRLYERLAAAGVDTHIYGRPNWDVPTDAHTIHAYEDDEITNTWFVVLDADSDEDKRALLAEERDDDQFYGFWTFDADIVDTILARLDVFPATGPV
- a CDS encoding type II toxin-antitoxin system HicA family toxin encodes the protein MGRRTFSGGEVVRVLVNHGGFEWRRTTGDHVQLYYEHPTNDDDQRQVTVPLHDELRTGTLRGIAESAGARDFDAFCEWVDRNA
- a CDS encoding SRPBCC family protein; protein product: MATFERELRVHAPLADVWAFHSTIDGLRSLTPDWLNLRVEEIERPDDEPEAHVLTAGTRIHASVQPFGVGPRQTWVSHITAREEGEDTAYFVDVMEEGPFPEWEHTHLFYADGDETLIRDHVEYRAPVGGIGDEAARLGLAPMFWYRHRRTRDILDGP
- a CDS encoding deoxyhypusine synthase; protein product: MTDETRDNVLPGSDGKLDTEDVRGYDFRGDFDFFEMLDAYATTGFQATHLAEGVDIVRDMREDDATVYLTFTSNIISSGLREVVAHLVREGHVDVIITTSGSLTEDVIKTAKPFKMGEWDADEAALRDEGINRLGNIFVPSDRYVWLEEYLYDFFEDFFAEEKVRTPTAFAKELGETLDDEDSVLKNAADQDVPVFCPALTDAEIGNFLYYYRQGYDSDVGIEIVDDYDSLIEEGLLADTTGLIAVGDGVPKHHAIMTNLFRGGAEYAVYISTGMEGDGSLSGAPPEEAVSWGKIKDETETNYTQIEAEATLVFPLLVAGAFERDSE
- a CDS encoding 2-oxoacid:acceptor oxidoreductase subunit alpha, which translates into the protein MTDDELIWRVAGGSGDGIDSTSQNFAKALMRSGLDVFTHRHYPSRIRGGHTYVEIRARDENVTSRGDGYNFLLALGDSFARNPSEHAVYGDEEVKPLSENLDDLREGGVIVYDEGLLDVEDVPNFEERAEENNWHVYPLDLRSLAKEHGREVMRNTAGVGATAALVDMDLDHIEDLMSDAMGGEILEQNLEVLHDAYEQVNEMDQSHDLTVPTGEHDEEQVLVSGSHGIAYAAIDAGCRFISGYPMTPWTDVFTIMTNLLPDMGGISEQVEDEIAAAALAVGASHSGVKSMSGSSGGGFALMSEPLGLAEMTETPLVLLEAMRAGPSTGMPTKPEQADLEHILYTSQGDSHRVAFGPSDPKECYEQTRTAFELAYDYQIPSIVVYDQKLSGEYRNVDASFFDRDPKPDLGSTLTEEEIAEAAHDETGKFERYQHDVEDGVSPRSIPGQSGGRYLASGNEHWPTGHIAEDPDNRVAQVERRLQKLDAIRDDLDECDQQVVYGDEDADFGLIAWGSQQGTVEEAVARMNDNGNDVKALGVSDLSPFPVEGVREFIESVDEAIVVEMSSTKQFRGLIQKELGNVDGKLSSLLKYNGNPFEPAEIVEAVELEQDGGGEPTAQTTLEPAAGD
- a CDS encoding acyl-CoA thioesterase, whose protein sequence is MTEFPFTTTVDVRYQDHDTLGHVNNAVYVTYLEEARVAYLAEHAGLSMENLSMVVAHLDVDFVEPVRHAESVEVAIDVTDVGGSSFTMAYEIRHEDSVAVEAESVQVTIDPDTGASHPVPKAWRAAFDGK
- a CDS encoding type II toxin-antitoxin system HicB family antitoxin; this encodes MASSTRNGEAHEDEIRLWREDGWWVAEDVETGVTTQGETREDALANLDDAVSLHEDDVGREPTSEELRELGVDPADNETGNDEPPDVLD
- a CDS encoding DEAD/DEAH box helicase: MTDISKEAFHDALEAVGRPVATAAQVARELDCTQAAAADALAELAESGDVERADVENDPVVWYPRDWLELTDRERVVPFPDRREIVVDQPAQFTRAQLSRFAHLADTTRTGSYRYVVREEDVWAAPFESLDDLLAAMDRVLPRDCPGLKDWVEEQWTRATRFRLVTHEDGYVVLEAKTESLLGNVADQHLADDVIRAPISDTEAWVAENKVAELKRTLYEAGYPVQDERDLETGESLDVDLDLGLRDYQQDWVERFVDASSGVLVGPPGSGKTVAAMGVLEAVGGETLILVPSRELAAQWREELLAHTNLERDQIGEYHGGTKHVRPVTIATYQTAGMDRHRHVFDDREWGLVVYDEVHHIPAEVARRSADLQSKHRLGLTATPVREDDKEEDIYTLVGPPIGTDWDALFDAGYVAEPTVEIRYVPWRDDDARYEYAAESGHTRRRLAAENPAKDEEVQHLLRQHGDKQALVFVDYLEQGERLSAAIDAPFVSGETRHAEREALFDRFRTGALNTLVVSRIGDEGIDLPDAELAIVASGLGGSRRQGAQRAGRTMRPGGQSLLFVLATRGTEEEDDARSRMRHLAAKGVRVTESGSEQA
- the lrpA1 gene encoding HTH-type transcriptional regulator LrpA1, with product MSTESTEDRILAALEEDAQASYADIAARADVSKPTVRKYIDKLEDEGVIVGYSADVDPKKLSGQSIALVGIDVASERYVEATRDLKDLEAVHALYTSSGDHMLMAEVRAADGDALGEVISDGIHGIDGVTAAHPSFLQERLK
- a CDS encoding NAD(P)/FAD-dependent oxidoreductase produces the protein MTHVIVVGGGPAGLSAALFTAKNDLETTVFDTDETWMHKAHLFNYLGIDSEDGTAFLEDAREQVDEFGVDRHQGEEVTSVEQSGDGFAVTTTDGEYEADYVILATGASRDLAEDLGAAFTDDDVVDVDVDMETSVEDAYATGAMVRVEEWQAVISAGDGAAAALNILSKEKGEHYHDFDTPADAE
- a CDS encoding thiamine pyrophosphate-dependent enzyme; translation: MSKAFSAIEEEREVERDEFTPGIEPQPTWCPGCGDFGVLKALKGAMAELGKDPEEVLLCTGIGCSGKLNSYFESYGFHTIHGRSLPVARAAKLANHDLEVVAAGGDGDGYGIGGNHFMHTARENHDMTYIVFNNEVFGLTKGQTSPTSPKGHKSKTQPHGSAKDPIRPLSMSLSAGASYVARTAAVNPNQAQEIIVEAIEHDGFSHVDFLTQCPTWNKDAKQYVPYVDVQDSDDYDFDITDRREAADLMHETEDALYEGTVLTGRYYKDEERNSYQQEKQQRGDMPEEPLAERYFDEDYDWERSHDFIERHK